One part of the Mycobacterium marinum genome encodes these proteins:
- a CDS encoding DUF732 domain-containing protein, which translates to MTQQSDGAPRTCRAGGPALALRFLALTAGVFGVSAAVAAPIHADMMGNAFLTALNNAGISYSQPAAAMAMGRSVCPMAVEPNGTFESVVARMVDKNGMPRETAAAFTVVAIATYCPAVIYPLLPNRLQA; encoded by the coding sequence ATGACACAGCAGTCAGACGGTGCACCACGGACTTGCCGCGCGGGCGGACCGGCGCTGGCCCTTCGATTCCTGGCGTTGACCGCCGGGGTGTTCGGGGTGTCGGCGGCCGTGGCGGCTCCGATACACGCGGACATGATGGGCAATGCCTTCCTGACGGCCTTGAACAACGCCGGCATCTCCTACAGTCAGCCCGCCGCAGCCATGGCAATGGGCAGGTCGGTGTGCCCGATGGCGGTGGAGCCGAACGGCACGTTCGAGTCCGTGGTGGCCAGGATGGTCGACAAGAACGGGATGCCCCGCGAGACCGCGGCCGCGTTCACCGTGGTCGCGATAGCGACCTATTGCCCGGCGGTGATCTACCCCCTGCTGCCCAACCGGCTGCAGGCCTGA
- a CDS encoding tetratricopeptide repeat protein: MVDDRHGRGGQRRLRSASGDAARRGPRRDRDGSWSGPGRARPAQPQNASGDGTRARPEGPAVPPGVDAKQLAPEIRRELSTLDRATADAVARHLVAAGELLDEDPQAALAHARAARARSSRIAVVREAVGIAAYHCGDWGQALAELRAARRMGSKSALLALMADCERGLGRPQRAIDLARGPEATQLSGDDADELRIVAAGARADLGQLEQALTLLSTPQLDPDRTGSTAARLFYAYADTLLALGRRDEALHWFLRSAAADSEGVTDAEDRVDELAE, translated from the coding sequence GTGGTCGACGACAGGCACGGTCGCGGTGGGCAGCGACGACTGCGATCGGCGTCGGGCGACGCAGCACGGCGCGGTCCACGGCGGGATCGTGACGGTTCGTGGTCGGGCCCGGGCCGAGCGCGTCCGGCTCAGCCGCAAAACGCGTCCGGTGACGGGACCCGCGCGCGGCCGGAAGGTCCGGCGGTGCCGCCCGGCGTGGACGCCAAGCAACTGGCACCCGAGATCCGGCGTGAATTGAGCACCCTGGACCGGGCGACCGCCGACGCCGTCGCCCGCCACCTGGTGGCAGCCGGTGAGCTGCTCGATGAGGACCCGCAGGCCGCGTTGGCGCACGCGCGCGCGGCTCGGGCGCGCTCCAGCAGGATCGCCGTGGTTCGTGAAGCCGTTGGCATCGCGGCCTATCACTGCGGTGATTGGGGTCAGGCCCTGGCCGAGTTGCGAGCGGCGCGCAGGATGGGCAGCAAGTCCGCGTTGCTAGCGCTGATGGCTGACTGTGAGCGTGGCCTCGGGCGCCCGCAGCGGGCCATCGACCTGGCCCGCGGTCCCGAAGCGACGCAGCTCAGCGGTGACGACGCCGACGAGTTGCGGATTGTCGCCGCGGGGGCCCGGGCAGATCTGGGACAGCTGGAGCAGGCGCTGACCCTGTTGTCCACACCGCAGCTGGATCCGGACCGGACCGGCTCGACCGCGGCTCGGCTTTTCTACGCCTACGCCGACACGTTGCTGGCGCTCGGCCGTCGCGACGAGGCGCTGCATTGGTTTCTGCGTTCGGCGGCCGCCGATAGCGAAGGCGTCACCGACGCCGAGGACCGAGTCGACGAACTGGCCGAGTAG
- a CDS encoding HAD-IIA family hydrolase: MKNIAQEYDCLLIDLDGTVFRGSQPTEGAVESLDEVTARKLFVTNNASRSAGEVAVHLRELGFTATSEDVVTSAQSAAHLLAAALPPGSKVLIVGTDALADEISAAGLRPVRRFEDQPDAVVQGLSLTIGWPELAEAALAIRAGALWVAANVDKTLPTERGLLPGNGSLVAALRTATGAQPQVAGKPGPQLMKDAVGRGDFRAPLVIGDRLDTDIEGANAAGLPSLMVLTGVSSARDAVHADPVCRPTYIGHDLRSLRQDCAALVVAPQAGWRVQIDGAAVTVCANGEQAGDDLSIVRAVACAVWDAQFDGRPFTVNGGDDHAWEALHRWSLVHSE, translated from the coding sequence GTGAAAAACATTGCGCAGGAATATGACTGCCTGCTGATCGACCTGGACGGGACGGTGTTCCGCGGCAGCCAGCCCACCGAAGGCGCGGTCGAGTCGCTGGATGAGGTCACGGCGCGCAAGCTGTTTGTCACCAACAATGCGTCGCGCAGCGCCGGCGAGGTCGCGGTGCACTTGCGCGAGCTCGGCTTCACGGCCACCAGCGAAGACGTTGTCACCAGCGCTCAGAGTGCCGCTCATCTGCTGGCCGCCGCCCTGCCGCCGGGTTCGAAGGTACTGATCGTGGGCACCGACGCGCTGGCCGACGAAATCAGCGCGGCCGGTCTGCGTCCGGTGCGCCGTTTCGAGGACCAACCCGATGCCGTCGTCCAGGGGCTTTCCCTGACCATCGGGTGGCCCGAGCTTGCCGAGGCGGCGCTGGCCATCCGGGCCGGCGCGTTGTGGGTGGCCGCCAATGTCGACAAAACGCTGCCCACCGAGCGCGGTCTGCTGCCGGGCAACGGATCGTTGGTGGCCGCGCTGCGAACCGCCACCGGCGCGCAGCCCCAGGTGGCGGGCAAGCCCGGGCCACAACTGATGAAAGACGCCGTGGGGCGTGGCGACTTCCGTGCCCCGCTGGTGATCGGCGACCGGCTGGACACCGATATCGAGGGGGCCAACGCCGCCGGGTTGCCCAGTCTCATGGTTCTCACCGGGGTCAGCAGCGCACGGGATGCGGTGCATGCCGATCCCGTTTGCCGGCCCACATATATCGGCCATGACCTGCGCTCGCTGCGCCAGGACTGCGCCGCGTTGGTGGTAGCACCGCAGGCCGGCTGGCGAGTGCAGATCGACGGCGCGGCGGTGACGGTCTGTGCCAACGGCGAGCAGGCGGGCGACGATCTGTCGATCGTGCGTGCCGTCGCGTGCGCGGTGTGGGATGCCCAGTTCGACGGCCGGCCGTTCACCGTGAACGGCGGTGACGACCACGCGTGGGAGGCCCTGCACCGCTGGTCCCTGGTGCACAGCGAGTAG
- a CDS encoding TlyA family RNA methyltransferase: MARRTRVDAELVRRGLARSRQQAAELISAGKVRIDGLPAVKPATAVAATAALTVAADSERGWVSRGAHKLIGALDVFGIDVHGRRCLDAGASTGGFTEVLLDRGAAEVVAADVGYGQLAWSLRSDPRVIVIERTNVRDLSPAAIGGQVDLVVADLSFISLTTVLPALAACALPHADIVPMVKPQFEVGKGQVGAGGVVQDPGLRAGSVLSVARRAGELGWHTVGVTASPLPGPSGNVEYFLWLRAQTDRPLSDDALSDAIQTAVAEGPGRQPAGHAERGPQ; encoded by the coding sequence GTGGCACGGCGTACCCGCGTTGACGCCGAGCTGGTGCGCAGGGGACTCGCACGTTCCCGCCAGCAGGCCGCGGAATTGATCAGCGCCGGCAAAGTGCGCATCGATGGCCTGCCGGCGGTGAAGCCGGCCACCGCGGTGGCGGCTACGGCCGCGCTGACGGTCGCTGCCGACAGCGAACGCGGCTGGGTATCACGCGGAGCCCACAAGCTGATCGGTGCCTTGGACGTTTTCGGCATTGATGTGCACGGCCGTCGCTGTCTTGATGCGGGCGCGTCGACCGGGGGGTTCACCGAGGTGCTGTTGGACCGCGGCGCGGCCGAGGTGGTCGCCGCCGACGTCGGGTACGGCCAGCTTGCGTGGTCGCTGCGCAGTGATCCGCGGGTGATTGTCATCGAGCGGACCAACGTTCGCGACCTCTCCCCGGCGGCCATAGGCGGGCAGGTCGACCTGGTGGTGGCCGATTTGTCGTTCATCTCGCTGACCACGGTGTTGCCCGCGCTGGCTGCGTGTGCTTTGCCGCACGCCGATATCGTTCCGATGGTGAAGCCACAGTTTGAGGTCGGCAAGGGCCAGGTCGGTGCTGGCGGAGTGGTGCAAGATCCCGGCCTGCGCGCCGGGTCGGTGCTGTCGGTCGCGCGGCGCGCCGGGGAGCTAGGCTGGCACACCGTCGGTGTCACGGCAAGCCCCCTGCCCGGTCCATCGGGAAACGTCGAATACTTCCTGTGGCTGCGCGCCCAGACCGATCGGCCGTTGTCCGATGACGCGCTTTCGGATGCGATCCAAACTGCCGTGGCCGAAGGTCCGGGCCGACAACCGGCCGGGCACGCGGAACGAGGCCCGCAGTGA
- a CDS encoding NAD kinase has protein sequence MTATRTVLLVVHTGRDEATETARRVEKVLGDNGIALRVLSAEAVDRGSLHLAPDDMRALGVDIEVVDADPRAADGCELVLVLGGDGTFLRAAELARNAQIPVLGVNLGRIGFLAEAEAEAIDRVLDHVVARDYRVEERLTLDVVVRKAGCDLEKGWALNEVSLEKGPRLGVLGVVVEIDGRPVSAFGCDGVLVSTPTGSTAYAFSAGGPVLWPDLEAILVVPNNAHALFGRPMVTSPEATIAVEIEPDGHDAMVFCDGRREMLMPAGSRLEVTRCDTPVKWARLDSAPFTDRLVHKFRLPVTGWRGK, from the coding sequence GTGACCGCCACCCGTACCGTCCTGCTGGTGGTCCACACCGGGCGCGACGAAGCCACTGAAACCGCACGACGGGTTGAGAAGGTCCTGGGTGACAACGGTATTGCCCTTCGGGTGCTCTCGGCGGAGGCGGTAGACCGGGGGTCGCTGCATCTGGCGCCCGACGACATGCGGGCCTTGGGCGTCGATATCGAAGTGGTTGACGCGGATCCGCGCGCCGCCGACGGCTGCGAGTTGGTCTTGGTGCTCGGCGGCGATGGCACCTTCCTGCGGGCCGCTGAGCTGGCCCGCAACGCGCAGATTCCGGTGCTCGGCGTCAACCTGGGGCGGATCGGCTTCCTGGCCGAAGCCGAGGCTGAGGCCATCGACCGGGTGCTCGACCACGTGGTGGCGCGCGACTACCGGGTAGAGGAACGCCTGACGCTGGACGTCGTCGTGCGCAAGGCCGGCTGCGACCTCGAAAAGGGATGGGCGCTCAACGAGGTCAGCCTGGAAAAGGGACCCCGGCTGGGGGTGCTGGGGGTGGTCGTCGAAATAGACGGGCGACCCGTGTCGGCGTTCGGATGTGACGGGGTGTTGGTGTCGACTCCTACCGGATCCACCGCCTATGCCTTCTCGGCGGGTGGTCCGGTGCTCTGGCCGGATCTGGAAGCGATTCTGGTGGTGCCCAACAATGCCCACGCCCTGTTCGGGAGGCCGATGGTGACCAGCCCCGAGGCCACGATCGCCGTCGAGATCGAGCCGGACGGGCACGATGCCATGGTGTTCTGCGACGGTCGCCGCGAGATGTTGATGCCGGCCGGCAGCCGGCTGGAGGTGACCCGTTGTGACACCCCGGTGAAGTGGGCCCGCCTGGACAGCGCGCCGTTCACCGATCGCCTGGTCCACAAGTTCCGCCTGCCGGTGACCGGCTGGCGCGGGAAGTAG
- the recN gene encoding DNA repair protein RecN: MLTEIRIESLGAISAATAEFDRGLTVLTGETGTGKTMVVTGLHLLGGARADANRVRSGADRAIVEGRFTTVDLDQSATAHLDHMLDASGADRDEDGSVIALRSVSSSGPSRAYLGGRSVPAKSLSNFTNELLALHGQNDQLRLMRPEEQRGALDRFATSASALQRYRKLRDTWLSARRDLLDRRNRARELAQEADRLQFALNEIDAVDPQPGEDDALVADIARLSELDTLREAASAARAALSGASEEAFGTGAAECLGRARAALESSDDATLQALAKQVSDALAVVSDAAGELGSYVDALPADASALDTKLARQAQLRTLTRKYAADIDGVLAWAQDSRARLAALDVSEEGLAALQRRAGELEHEVAQAAAELSRTRAKAAKRLAKEVTAELSALAMADAEFTIAVGVEVADEDDAAALTLPTGERVRAGGDGVDLVEFGFAAHRGMTVLPLAKSASGGELSRVMLALEVVLAASAAGTTMVFDEVDAGVGGWAAVQIGRRLARLARTHQVIVVTHLPQVAAYADVHLMVHSTKGGASEVRRLSDDERVGELARMLAGLGESDSGRAHARELLDTARNDKD, from the coding sequence GTGCTGACCGAGATACGAATTGAATCGCTTGGCGCCATCAGCGCCGCGACCGCGGAGTTCGATCGTGGCCTGACCGTGCTGACCGGCGAGACGGGCACCGGCAAGACGATGGTGGTCACCGGACTGCACCTGCTCGGTGGTGCCCGCGCCGACGCCAACCGGGTTCGTTCGGGTGCTGACCGCGCGATCGTCGAGGGCCGTTTCACCACCGTCGATCTCGACCAGAGCGCGACCGCACACCTGGATCACATGCTCGACGCGTCGGGGGCAGATCGTGACGAGGACGGCAGTGTGATCGCGCTGCGGTCGGTCAGCAGCTCCGGTCCGTCGCGGGCGTATCTGGGCGGGCGCAGTGTGCCGGCCAAGTCGTTGAGCAATTTCACCAACGAACTCCTCGCCCTGCATGGGCAGAACGACCAGCTGCGGCTGATGAGGCCCGAGGAACAGCGCGGGGCGTTGGACCGCTTTGCGACCAGCGCCAGCGCACTACAGCGCTACCGCAAGCTGCGTGACACCTGGCTGTCGGCACGACGTGATCTGCTGGACCGCCGCAACCGGGCTCGAGAGCTGGCCCAGGAGGCGGATCGGCTGCAGTTTGCGCTCAACGAGATCGACGCCGTCGACCCGCAGCCCGGGGAGGACGACGCGTTGGTGGCCGACATCGCGCGGCTCTCCGAGCTGGACACGCTGCGCGAGGCCGCGTCGGCGGCGCGCGCCGCGTTGTCGGGCGCATCGGAAGAAGCATTCGGGACCGGTGCCGCCGAGTGTCTGGGCCGGGCCCGAGCGGCCCTGGAATCCAGCGACGACGCCACCCTGCAGGCCCTGGCCAAGCAGGTCAGCGACGCGCTGGCGGTGGTCTCCGATGCGGCCGGGGAACTCGGCTCCTATGTGGATGCCCTGCCGGCCGACGCCAGCGCTTTGGACACCAAGCTGGCTCGCCAAGCGCAATTGCGCACGCTGACCCGCAAGTATGCCGCCGACATCGACGGGGTCTTGGCGTGGGCCCAGGACTCACGTGCCCGGCTGGCCGCACTCGACGTGTCCGAGGAAGGTCTGGCAGCGCTGCAACGCCGTGCCGGCGAGCTGGAGCATGAAGTCGCGCAGGCGGCGGCCGAGCTCAGCAGGACGCGGGCCAAGGCGGCCAAGCGGCTGGCCAAGGAGGTCACCGCCGAGTTGTCCGCTTTGGCGATGGCCGATGCCGAATTCACCATCGCCGTCGGCGTCGAGGTGGCTGACGAGGACGATGCCGCCGCGTTGACCTTGCCGACCGGCGAGCGGGTCCGCGCCGGTGGTGACGGTGTCGACCTGGTTGAATTCGGCTTCGCGGCGCACCGTGGAATGACGGTGCTGCCGCTGGCCAAGAGCGCGTCCGGCGGCGAGCTGTCCCGGGTGATGCTGGCGCTCGAGGTCGTGCTGGCGGCATCGGCGGCCGGCACCACGATGGTTTTCGACGAGGTCGACGCCGGCGTGGGAGGCTGGGCGGCAGTCCAGATCGGGCGCCGCCTGGCGCGGCTGGCGCGCACTCATCAGGTCATCGTCGTCACGCACCTGCCGCAGGTCGCCGCGTACGCCGACGTGCATCTGATGGTGCACAGCACCAAGGGCGGTGCCAGCGAGGTGCGGCGGCTCTCCGACGATGAGCGCGTCGGCGAGCTGGCCCGGATGCTGGCCGGGCTCGGGGAGTCCGACAGCGGTCGTGCGCATGCCCGTGAGCTGCTCGATACCGCGCGGAACGACAAGGATTAG
- the steA gene encoding putative cytokinetic ring protein SteA, translated as MKMSALLSRNTARPGLIGTARVDRNIDRLLRRVCPGDIAVLDVLDLDRITADALVESGVAAVVNASSSVSGRYPNLGPEVLVNNGVTLIDETGLEIFKKVKDGSKVRLYEGGVYSGDRRLIRGTERTDHDIADLMREAKSGLAAHLEAFAGNTIEFIRSESPLLIDGIGIPDIDVDMRRRHVVIVAEEPSAADDLKSLKPFIKEYQPVLVGVGTGADVLRKAGYRPQLIVGDPDQISTEVLKCGAQVVLPADADGHAPGLERIQDLGVGAMTFPAAGSATDLALLLADHHGAALLVTAGHNANIETFFDRTRVQSNPSTFLTRLRVGEKLVDAKAVATLYRNHISAGAIALLALTMLIAIIVVLWVSRTDGVVVHWIVDYWNRFSLWVQHLVT; from the coding sequence ATGAAGATGTCTGCGCTTCTGTCCCGTAACACCGCTCGGCCCGGCTTGATCGGCACCGCCCGGGTTGATCGGAATATCGACCGACTGCTGCGCAGGGTGTGTCCCGGCGACATCGCGGTCCTCGATGTGCTGGACCTGGACCGCATTACCGCAGACGCGCTGGTGGAATCCGGTGTCGCCGCCGTCGTCAACGCTTCGTCGTCGGTCTCGGGTCGCTATCCCAACCTGGGCCCCGAGGTGTTGGTCAACAACGGCGTCACCCTCATCGACGAGACCGGGCTGGAGATCTTCAAGAAGGTCAAGGACGGGTCCAAGGTGCGCCTCTACGAGGGCGGGGTGTACTCGGGTGACCGGCGGCTGATCCGCGGCACCGAGCGCACCGATCATGACATCGCCGATCTGATGCGGGAGGCCAAGAGCGGACTGGCTGCCCACCTGGAGGCGTTCGCCGGCAACACAATTGAGTTCATCCGCAGCGAAAGCCCTTTGTTGATCGACGGAATCGGCATTCCCGATATCGACGTCGACATGCGCCGCCGGCACGTGGTGATCGTCGCCGAAGAGCCGAGCGCCGCCGATGATCTGAAGTCTTTGAAGCCGTTCATCAAGGAGTACCAGCCTGTTCTGGTCGGTGTCGGCACCGGCGCTGACGTGTTGCGCAAGGCGGGCTACCGGCCGCAGCTCATCGTCGGCGACCCCGACCAGATCAGCACCGAGGTGCTCAAGTGCGGTGCCCAGGTGGTGTTGCCCGCCGATGCGGACGGCCACGCCCCGGGGCTCGAGCGGATCCAGGATCTCGGGGTCGGTGCGATGACATTTCCCGCCGCCGGCTCGGCCACCGATCTGGCGCTGCTGCTAGCCGATCACCACGGCGCGGCGCTGCTGGTCACCGCCGGTCACAACGCCAACATCGAGACGTTCTTCGACCGCACCCGGGTGCAGAGCAACCCGTCGACCTTCCTGACCCGGCTGCGGGTGGGGGAGAAGCTGGTTGACGCCAAAGCCGTCGCAACGCTGTACCGCAACCACATTTCGGCCGGGGCGATTGCGTTGTTGGCCCTGACGATGCTGATCGCCATCATCGTTGTCTTGTGGGTGTCACGCACCGATGGGGTGGTGGTGCACTGGATCGTCGACTACTGGAACCGCTTCTCCCTTTGGGTGCAGCACCTGGTCACCTAA
- a CDS encoding copper transporter — MISLRQHAISLAAVFLALAIGVVLGSGFFSDTLLSSLRNEKRDLYTQIGTLNDQRNALNEKLSAANDFDNQMLGRIVHDALAGKSVIIFRTPDASDDDVAAVTKIVAQAGGSVPGTVSLTQEFVEANSAEKLRSVVDSTVLPPGAQLSTKLVDQGSQAGDLLGIALLTSAKPDPAAGPGVDDAQRDTVLGALRETGFITYQPSDHIGAANAAIVITGGALPADAGNQGASVARFAAALAPHGSGTVLAGRDGSSTGAAAVAVARADAGMAATISTVDDVDVAPGRITTILALHDLINGGHPGQYGTGHGATSVTVAQ, encoded by the coding sequence ATGATCTCGTTACGCCAACACGCGATCTCGCTGGCGGCTGTCTTTCTGGCACTGGCGATCGGCGTGGTGCTGGGTTCGGGCTTCTTCTCGGACACCTTGCTGTCGAGTCTGCGTAACGAGAAGCGCGATCTCTATACGCAGATCGGCACTCTCAATGATCAGCGCAACGCTCTCAACGAGAAACTTAGCGCAGCAAACGATTTCGATAATCAGATGCTGGGCCGCATCGTCCATGACGCTCTCGCCGGGAAATCGGTGATCATCTTCCGGACTCCGGATGCCAGTGACGACGACGTCGCCGCGGTGACAAAGATCGTCGCGCAGGCCGGGGGCTCGGTGCCCGGAACCGTGTCGCTGACCCAGGAGTTCGTGGAAGCCAACTCCGCGGAGAAGCTGCGTTCGGTGGTGGACTCGACCGTCCTGCCGCCCGGCGCGCAACTGAGCACCAAGCTCGTCGACCAGGGATCGCAGGCCGGGGACTTGCTCGGGATCGCCCTGCTGACCAGTGCCAAACCGGACCCGGCGGCGGGCCCGGGCGTGGATGACGCACAGCGCGACACCGTGCTGGGTGCCCTGCGGGAAACCGGGTTCATCACCTATCAGCCCAGCGATCACATCGGCGCAGCAAACGCCGCCATCGTCATCACCGGCGGCGCGCTGCCCGCCGATGCCGGCAACCAGGGTGCCAGCGTGGCGCGATTCGCCGCGGCGCTGGCGCCGCACGGGTCCGGCACCGTGCTGGCCGGTCGGGACGGTTCCTCGACCGGCGCCGCGGCCGTCGCGGTGGCCCGGGCCGATGCCGGGATGGCGGCCACCATCAGCACGGTCGACGATGTTGACGTTGCCCCCGGGCGGATCACCACGATCCTTGCCCTGCACGATCTCATCAACGGCGGTCATCCGGGGCAGTACGGCACCGGCCACGGTGCGACGTCGGTCACGGTCGCTCAGTAA